In Amaranthus tricolor cultivar Red isolate AtriRed21 chromosome 3, ASM2621246v1, whole genome shotgun sequence, a single window of DNA contains:
- the LOC130807269 gene encoding protein FAR-RED ELONGATED HYPOCOTYL 3-like, whose product MDGRTPLQHCLYMATEHNYVVWRDLDSEDQLTRLLIANPTSIQMLRSWPHVVLIDTTYKTNKQKWPLCEIIGMTPTNHNFLVALCLMRDEAAVSYSWVLERLRDIYGTVQTPDVIVTDRDEGLSAAIHAVFPDVRHLLCVWHIGNDVENMVDKLCGGKKNQQGQLFRQTK is encoded by the exons atggatggtaggactcctcttcaacactgtctgtatatggccacggagcataattatgtagtttggagggacttggatagtgaggatcagttgactagattattgattgcgaatccaacttctatccagatgctacgttcgtggccccatgttgtgttgatagacacaacgtacaaaacgaataagcaaaagtggcccctttgcgaaatcattggaatgacgccaacgaatcataatttcttggttgcattatgtttgatgcgagatgaggcggctgtgtcttattcttgggtgttggagaggttgagggatatttacgggACAGTCCAGACGCCGGAtgtaatcgtaacggatcgggatgagggtttgtctgcagctattcatgctgtctttccag atgtacgacatctattatgcgtatggcatattggcaatgacgtggagaacatggtcgataaattgtgtggcggcaagaaaaatcaacagggccagttattcaggcaaacaaaatag